The Phyllopteryx taeniolatus isolate TA_2022b chromosome 7, UOR_Ptae_1.2, whole genome shotgun sequence genome has a segment encoding these proteins:
- the LOC133480906 gene encoding uncharacterized protein LOC133480906 has protein sequence MVLQRLLENKLYVSLDKCKFHVPSVSILGYIIAKGQVRPDPIKIEAVINWPTPSNSSWAWPIFNRRFIHDCSKVELLLTYTKSPFCWTQDGDRTFTKLKSLFMSAPILKHPDPSLRFPASPSNSPTCCSPCDTLGLCSHDLL, from the coding sequence ATGGTTCTGCAGAGGCTCCTGGAGAACAAGCTGTATGTCAGTCTGGATAAATGTAAGTTCCATGTCCCCTCTGTGAGCATCCTGGGctacatcattgccaaaggtCAAGTCAGGCCTGACCCAATTAAGATCGAGGCAGTCATCAATTGGCCAACCCCTAGCAACAGTTCCTGGGCTTGGCCAATTTTTAACCGCCGTTTTATTCATGACTGCAGTAAGGTAGAGCTCCTACTTACCTACACCAAATCCCCTTTCTGTTGGACCCAGGATGGCGACAGGACTTTCACCAAGCTTAAGTCGCTCTTCATGAGTGCTCCCATCCTGAAGCACCCTGATCCTTCCCTCCGATTTCCTGCCTCGCCCAGCAACTCACCCACTTGCTGCTCGCCCTGTGATACTCTTGGACTCTGTTCACATGACCTGTTAtga